From Podospora bellae-mahoneyi strain CBS 112042 chromosome 5, whole genome shotgun sequence:
GTGATGCTGAGCAAGTGAATTGGTGAAGGTAGCGCCAACTGACAGTCTACCAGCAAGTGAATTGACGATGTTGTCCCCAATCCCCACAAGTGAATAAGATAACCACTATTGTACCTCATAGACCCACCGATACTCAAGTAATCACTATGATAACCGCACGTATATATTTGCCATCTCCATTGCTTCCTCCTCATGCCCGCACTTCCCAAGCTCCATCGACAACACATCTCTACCTCCTTCTCAAGTCTCAAGGATACAAAacaaacaccatcatcttcatgcCTTCCAGCGCTTTCAACTGGGGTGCCATCGGTGCGTCTCCTTCAACAAACAACCTTTACAAAATCCAGCTAACACACCTGTGTAGAGGAGGCTATCGAGATGAATGAGGTTGTCCCCGGCAAAGGTAGCAAGATGGTGTTCATGCCCGTCGCTCGCGACGTCATCCAGGACATGAAGAGCAACAAAAGAATCGCCATGGCCGCTTTGCGTCAAGACTGCCAGGAAGTCCTCAAACAAGTCAACAGGCAGTACCAGTCAGCAGCCCGCTCCGTCGCCGACAGTGTCACCCTCAGTGTGAAGGAGACTGCCTTCAACAAGCTGATCATCAAGAGACATTTCTTTGCCTTTATGCTGGGTTGGATCGAGATGTCGAGGGTGAAGCAAGGCATATCTGGGATTTCTGGTGTGTAGAAAACCTCTGATTGTGGAATAAAAGGAACTTGGCAGCTAACCACATGTATGCAGAGTCACTGTCGTCCAACTGGATTCTTGTGCCTATTGAATCCGATTGCCAcgtggatgttgatgatgcagaCTGGGTCATGGTTGGGAAGGCCGATTTGGTTTAGGAAGAaagggatgaagaagagggcaGACACATAAGAGAGAGGAACGAGACATGGAGAACCAAACACCATTGCCCTATCGATAGATCCATATCGCATCAAAGGATAAAAAGACGATGAAAAGAGGAAATCTTCCTCCCAGGTGACAAAGCCAAAACATGAACAATCCCGTCGGTGTCGACGACCCCAATGTCGGCATTGCAGAGCTTAAAGCGGGCTGTTGGGCCCGCTTCCTGATTCCGTTCACTGACTCCGTGGCGCGAAGGAAATCTCGATGCTCCGATGAGTGCTTTGCTGTCGGTCTTGTGGGCCTGTGATGGTTCTCGACGCTCATGAGCACATGTATAAATTCCGTCCCAACTTCGCCCTCACCCATTTGTTTTTCGTTTTCCCACACATTTCACAACAGGCTTCAGTCACTACGCCattaggtacctacctaacaTATCACCTGCCCCACCCCCCGTTCCCACAGTCAGTCATTGCCATGAATCCCCCAAATATTTTCAACTGGGACCGAATCGGTAatcaccctccaaacctacctacctaggtacctcTTCCGACATATTAACCATACCCAGGGCGGGCCCTCAAGAAAGGTCGTGGGCCGGAGAAGATGCCGCTGCAGTCCACCTTCGACGAGATTGCCACCGCCTATTTCAAGGAGGTAATCtggaaggacaagaaggtctCCCTTCACGATCAGCTCCGTGACTGCCGCGAGATGTTGGAGCACAGTGAGTATGCCTGGGCCGATGTCCCCACTGAGGATGACCATACCCCCGAGACCGCTAAGACCGAGAACATCATGCTGGTTGAGGTGGCTGTCCGCCGCACATTCTTCAGACTTTGCCAGAGCTGGATtaaggagaggatggggacGGCTGGGGTTTCGGAGAGGACTGAGAATCCTGGCGTGTTGGAGGGGACTGAGAGCCATCCAGGTAAGCGAGGCTGAGCGGTCATGAGAGCTTTCCAGTGGGAGTGTTCTGATGCTGACAAAGATGTCAAATAGGTACAGAGGTTATTCCCACCAACGACAATGCCTGCACCTCCGCGGAGGATCATGGCTTTGACACGGGCTGTGATGATTGGGTTCTTGTTGAGGGAGCCTCGTGCTAGGGTTGGATTGGCAGCACAGTGTCCGATGTGGCGCGAAGGCTTCTGGATGAATTGTTCATCAATGGTAGACATGTTGATTGCATTGATGGGGACCAAAGAAGAGCAGGAATCCAGAATTAAAGATCAACTTTGCTTTAAAATACTCACTTTACCTGGATCTGGAGAGCTCTGCGACAGGTTTCGAGGAGTAGAATACCAAGTTGCTCCCAGTGACATCAGGGTCCACAATCGTCACATGAGAGGCTCTCGTGGCGCTCGTGGCGCTCCCAAGTTCACTACCAGACCACATTATATTCACTGTCTTTGACACAAAACTCAAACGCAGGTGAATATCCCATCAGATACCTGTTGCCCGCATAAAGTCCGACCCCATCCTGCCTCATGTATCAAATACATTCCTTATCGCGCCTCACAAGCTTTCTCTCATGCGCACCCTAATccatcacctcaccaccacaaacctTTTTAACCAACCATCTATTCAAGTCAAGGTAGCCTCTCCAGTGCTTCACAATGCCCAAAAACGTCTTTGACTGGGAGCCAATCTGTAAGTCCGCCTTGAATCTCCTCACAAAGACCTGCTAACAAATATAAACAGGCGCCATCCTCATGGAGGGACGCGGTCCCGCAGACCTCCCCCCTCCGGCACTCTTCATGTCAACCGCCAGGGCCCTCATTGTCAATCTTCATCAGGAAAAGAAGATTCCGATTCGCAGACTCATTCGTGACTGCAAGGAGATGAGAGACAATAGCGGGTATGTACTGGGCGATGTTTCTTCTAGCAAGAACAAAGCTGACAACGCACCTACTTTTTTAGGGACGTCTTCAAAATACAATTCGGGAACTTGCCGGTGAAGGTCATCATCCGTCGCCAGTTCTTTCAGCTTACTTTGACCTGGCTGGAGGGCATGCTGCAGAAGGCTTGTGagactgctgttgctgggatGGATGATTATGGTAAGTTGATAACACTGAACTGAGGGCTTGACCTTATCTTATCTTATGACCGCTATCAAATCGAAGTTTTATCAGCTAACAAATTCTGTTCAATGGCAGATGGTATCCCAAGCGACCAGGATATTCTCAACTCGGAGCCTGACTGGGTGGAAGTCACTGGGTTGGAGGATTGGGTCTGGGTTGAAAAAACAGATGTCGAGGCTTGATTGAGCTTGGAAGACAGCTTCGCTCTTCTGTTTCTCAAGAACACTCCTTTCTGTGGGTGGCATGCGATGCAACTCAAAAATCCATCATGAAAGCCAGACGAGCTTTTCCAGGTATTAACCTTTCAATACCTTTTCTGTGATTTTTTGTGCCACGTATTAAAGAGCCACAATTGTCTCATGTCAGCACACAAAGGTAATGTAGGGTGTTCTTGCAACAACCTTGAAAACTGCGGCTGGCCGTGATCTAGAACCTTtttccatcctcctcttACTGTCAAGCCACGATCCGCAATACCAAGCCACCAGCCGTCAACAAGAAAAGCAGGCAGCCAACAAAATACTGTCTTTGGTTCCAAGTTAATTTCCCAACTTAACCCACAATCTTACCCAGATCATTCCCACAAGCTCCAGACAACAAGTAAACTCCCTACCCATGATATCACGCCAAAAACCAAAATCATGGACCTCGACAACAGAGACACCATGGACGTCTCCTCATCCGACGTCCAAAAcacacccccaccatcaatAGACCCAACCTTCAACTGGGACGAGATCCGTAAcgtcccctccatctcccatTCTAAACCCCTCCTAACCACACATCCCaggccccctcctccgcaaccccccaaccgacccctcctcctccggcgaTCCCACCACTATCCTTCAAGAAAACTTCCAACCTACcttctcccgcctcctcgacACCTACATGTCCCTCGACCCATCCGAAACCTTTGACGACATCGTCTACCTCCACAAACTCCGCACCCTCTCCCAAGAATGCACCAACCACCTCGCCATCTGCACTCACCTCGAGCAACAGTCGTCCATCCACGACAAAGACGACGACGTCCGGCTCCGCAGAGAGTTCTTCGAGATGCTGGCGCAGAATCTCGAGGTGTTTATCAGGGGCCAGGAAAGAGTCGTCGAGAAACTCTGGACGCAATCGGACTGGAAAAGGGAGCATGATGTCCTCGGTGGATTAATGGGGTTGAGCATGGGTGGTGAGTCGAGGGAagcgaaggaggaggaggggatggaggggttggagggtaGTTAGGCAAAGAGGTAATGAATTCATTAATATTGATGAGAATAACAGCTCAAATAAATCCCAGCGCTTGGTTAGCTAATCTAACGGCTTCCTTTCCACCGGGGGTATCCCCCTCCAAGGCAACCAGCTTGTCTAATCCCAGTGATTGAACTCCCACTGGATCACAAAACCTCATGACATAATCTTCAGTCGGCCGGCCGATGTGACGGGACTCGCCTTCACCGCCGGGGAAGTCAGGGGCCGGAGTACCCTCGAGAAAGGCGGCTCTTTGGCGGGCGACATATTGTGCGCTTGTTTCGGTGGTGGGGCAGATGGGGATGTACATGACGCTTGAGTCGCCGTGGCCGTTGTGGGTTTTGTCAACGGCGTGGATTGCTGTTGTAGCATACTGTTGTTAGCTCGGGGACCATGGTGCTCCTATTAGAGGAAAGATGAGGTGTCACTCACTGTCACAATGCCAAACAACATAATCCCCCGGCCTTACCTCAGGAACATGCACCATCgtcctctccagctccaaaTGCGGGTGTAACCCCTCCGGGAACTCCTGGCCATGTCCCGGAGACGCACCTTGCAAATCACTGGTCATCTTTTCTCCGCCAGTAAACTCCCAGTTGTCTACCTCCAGATGCCTCCTCTTGTCACCGCCAAGCTGGTTTAGTGTCTTGATATCCCTGAAGAATGGCCTTAGCAAAGTGTACACAGCTGTTTCCCTCACTAGAGGGTTGACAAGCATTGTCCCTTCTCCAGGCCCTGACTTGCTCATGGAGAGCCATCCCTGAAATGTCCGGAACATACTGCACGCTCCGAGGCCATCGTACAAGTTTGTCACGGCGTTCAGTCTGCCGCTGGCATCAAAGGGGTCGTAGTTCTCCCAGTCACCGCGGAAGATGGGGTTGTAGATACCGCCGAGGCCATAGCCGTTTTCCTCCCAACGTTCGACGCTGCCGCCGTCTTGGTGGGGACCCAGGGCGAATTGGGCGTCGCCTGGTTGGCGTATGCGGAGGCGGTCGGCGTAGCAGAGAGGGGTGGATAGGGAGATGGGTGTGCTTGGACTAGAGGCGTGCCAGAGGGAGGACATGAGGGTGGTTTGCgccttgaggagggaggggtggaatCTGGCGCGGGCTTGGGTGCTGGACCAGTACAGCTCGAGGACTTGGGGATGGTCTGAGGGGAAGCCTGCTTGGTGTTAGGACCGGTTTTGAAGACCGTGATAACCAGAGAACGTACCTTTGGTATGTGGATTTTGGCGGACATATTCCTCAATTTCGTACTTGTACGCCCTGGCTTCATCCTCGGGTATCACACCTTTTATGACAGCTACACCTCGTTTCTTGAGCTCTGGTTTCGAGGCTGCGAGGTCTTCTTCGAGATGGCTGAAGCGTATCTCGGGCACGATAGACGGACCACGTTGTGCGATTACCTCGTTCTCACGCTGCAGGACGCTGAGGAGCCGCTTCCAGCTGGCGATGACTGCCTCCTCATGGCCTTGGACCAGTCTGAGTTTGAGTTGGCGATAACGATCTGGAAGAGGCTCTGGGGCCTTGCCAGACATGGAGGCAAAAGCATCTGAGATGTCTCCTTCCCGTTTCTTGGGGCTCATGGACGCCATGGAGACGACCCCCCGCGTCTGGTACCGTGATGGTTGCCTACATGAGCGGAGGTGCGGGGTAGAAAGTCGTACACGGCATGTTGCCGGTGGGAGTCTCGCAGGGAGAACAGCCTTCATTTTGAATGGCGATATGCGAGCAGTTATCGAAatgttgatgaggctgaagaagatgttgAAAACTTCGGGGGTCAAGAACCAGGGGGGTCGGTGTGTTTGAGGGACTTTAGAACTCGAAACTTCATGATATCAAGGCATCCCGTCTTCCCGATAATCACGGCGTGATAATATACCCGAGCCTCGAGGTTGGGTCGCACAAACATCCCATTCGGAGTTGCTGTTTTTGGTGTCATTGAGCTCACGCGACTAACGTCATGGCGAGGTGACAAAGATATGGCAAAGGAGGGCCATGTGGCGGCGGGCTTGCCATTTCGCGGATAGATGAAGCTGCTGCTATCATCCACAGTGCTATGGGGTTTCAACACCGGGCCGAATGTTGAGGGCATGCCTTCCACGATATGCACGGCTTCCAGCGTgagttgggatggtggtgggttgggacACTTAGTGGGGGTCAGAAACCAGTGTTCCGGCGCGAGGATCCATTTCTCGCCGCCAAGCCCGCCAAGGCGGGGAAACGGTCTAACCGGATAAGGAAGCCCCGACGTCCCGACAGCCGAAAATCGAGCGGCTGTCTTCAATTGCTCTCCGCCTCTGTCTGTCGGCTACCACGGAGTGCGGACTCAAC
This genomic window contains:
- a CDS encoding hypothetical protein (EggNog:ENOG503NYF4; COG:S), which encodes MKAVLPARLPPATCRVRLSTPHLRSCRQPSRYQTRGVVSMASMSPKKREGDISDAFASMSGKAPEPLPDRYRQLKLRLVQGHEEAVIASWKRLLSVLQRENEVIAQRGPSIVPEIRFSHLEEDLAASKPELKKRGVAVIKGVIPEDEARAYKYEIEEYVRQNPHTKGFPSDHPQVLELYWSSTQARARFHPSLLKAQTTLMSSLWHASSPSTPISLSTPLCYADRLRIRQPGDAQFALGPHQDGGSVERWEENGYGLGGIYNPIFRGDWENYDPFDASGRLNAVTNLYDGLGACSMFRTFQGWLSMSKSGPGEGTMLVNPLVRETAVYTLLRPFFRDIKTLNQLGGDKRRHLEVDNWEFTGGEKMTSDLQGASPGHGQEFPEGLHPHLELERTMVHVPEVRPGDYVVWHCDTIHAVDKTHNGHGDSSVMYIPICPTTETSAQYVARQRAAFLEGTPAPDFPGGEGESRHIGRPTEDYVMRFCDPVGVQSLGLDKLVALEGDTPGGKEAVRLANQALGFI